From Thermodesulfobacteriota bacterium, a single genomic window includes:
- a CDS encoding diaminopropionate ammonia-lyase translates to MDAHKFAFEQIASQSSKFRNLTLVTATDGNHGRAVAWTANRLGCHAVIYLPKGSSTIRLEAIRHYGAKASIIEGNYDDAVKLAAKQSNEKGWILIQDTSWPGNEKIPINIMQGYITLLTEAFDQLDERWPSHIFVQAGVGSLAAALQAFLCNCHDKPRPFFTVVEPTEAPCFYKSMDIGNGKPHIVHGDLDTIMAGLACGEPSKIAWDILSQNADAFIACSDHVAIKGMRILGNPLQGDERVVSGESGAVTTGLVYEIMSNSRWNKLTEQLGLGEDSRVLLISTEGDTDPEYYRKVVW, encoded by the coding sequence TTGGATGCACATAAATTTGCCTTTGAACAAATCGCATCACAGTCCTCAAAGTTCCGAAATTTGACCTTGGTTACAGCTACCGATGGCAATCACGGACGGGCAGTTGCCTGGACTGCCAACAGGCTGGGCTGTCACGCAGTTATTTATCTGCCGAAAGGTTCATCAACAATACGCCTTGAAGCCATACGTCACTATGGAGCGAAAGCATCCATCATTGAGGGTAATTATGATGATGCGGTGAAATTAGCTGCAAAACAGTCCAATGAAAAAGGCTGGATTTTAATTCAGGACACATCCTGGCCGGGAAATGAGAAAATCCCCATTAATATTATGCAGGGCTATATTACTTTGCTCACAGAAGCGTTTGATCAATTGGATGAAAGATGGCCTTCCCATATTTTTGTGCAGGCCGGAGTTGGATCCCTTGCCGCAGCACTTCAAGCATTTTTATGCAATTGTCATGATAAACCCAGGCCTTTTTTTACGGTGGTTGAACCGACGGAAGCACCCTGTTTTTATAAATCCATGGACATAGGTAACGGAAAACCGCATATTGTTCATGGAGATCTGGACACAATCATGGCGGGCCTGGCATGTGGTGAACCGAGTAAAATTGCCTGGGACATCCTAAGTCAAAATGCAGATGCATTTATCGCCTGCTCGGATCATGTCGCCATAAAAGGCATGCGTATACTCGGCAACCCGCTTCAAGGAGATGAGCGTGTCGTATCCGGTGAGTCCGGAGCCGTAACCACCGGTCTTGTTTATGAAATCATGAGCAATTCCAGGTGGAATAAATTGACTGAGCAACTTGGATTGGGAGAGGATTCCAGGGTATTGTTAATTTCCACTGAAGGTGATACAGATCCTGAATATTATCGTAAAGTTGTATGGTAA
- a CDS encoding YajD family HNH nuclease: MSSKKAKTEISRVDQVVAAARRDQERLEKTYREKALKMFPWICARCGREFTWKKLRELTVHHKDHNHNYNPPDGSNWELLCIYCHDNEHSRHLDEQCHGMSTPEDDQKLSSTHRPFAGLDALLKGKNNS, from the coding sequence ATGTCATCGAAGAAGGCAAAAACAGAGATTAGCAGGGTGGATCAGGTGGTTGCCGCTGCCCGACGCGATCAGGAACGTTTGGAAAAGACCTATCGTGAGAAAGCACTTAAGATGTTCCCCTGGATCTGTGCACGGTGTGGGAGGGAATTCACCTGGAAGAAACTTCGGGAGCTCACGGTTCATCACAAAGATCACAATCACAACTACAATCCCCCTGACGGAAGCAACTGGGAACTGCTGTGCATCTACTGTCATGACAATGAACACTCGCGACATCTGGATGAACAATGTCATGGTATGTCGACACCGGAGGACGATCAAAAACTGTCTTCCACCCACCGGCCGTTCGCTGGTCTGGATGCCCTGCTAAAAGGCAAAAACAACAGCTGA
- a CDS encoding lysophospholipid acyltransferase family protein, producing the protein MINRIIAASLLVFIALSSVLFYVMAVLLWLCTVWFDRRLVALHFFTSFWASVYLWVMPAWSVSAKGRKKVKKGKTYMVVSNHQSQLDILIAFRLFFPFKWVSKAEVFKLPLIGWNMVLNRYIKLKRGNKESVEQMMIDCEKNLSNGSSVYFFPEGTRSYNGIVKEFKTGAFILAHKMKIPILPIVINGSKNALPKHSLNFHGKHRIRIEVLDELPYESFAQLSVEKTARKVRKIITQHVYEHREAPLSA; encoded by the coding sequence ATGATCAATCGTATCATTGCCGCCAGTTTACTTGTATTCATAGCATTAAGTTCAGTTTTATTTTATGTAATGGCCGTTTTACTATGGCTTTGTACGGTCTGGTTTGACCGACGTCTGGTTGCCCTGCACTTTTTTACATCGTTCTGGGCATCTGTATATTTATGGGTAATGCCAGCCTGGTCGGTTTCGGCCAAAGGTCGAAAAAAAGTTAAAAAGGGGAAAACATATATGGTGGTATCCAACCATCAGTCCCAGCTTGATATCCTGATCGCCTTCAGATTGTTTTTTCCTTTTAAATGGGTTTCTAAGGCCGAAGTGTTCAAGCTTCCCCTTATCGGATGGAACATGGTTCTTAACCGATATATTAAATTGAAACGGGGTAATAAGGAGAGCGTTGAGCAAATGATGATTGACTGTGAGAAAAACCTTTCAAATGGGAGCTCGGTCTATTTTTTCCCTGAAGGAACCCGGTCATATAACGGAATAGTAAAAGAATTCAAGACAGGGGCCTTTATCCTGGCTCACAAAATGAAAATACCTATTTTGCCAATTGTAATCAATGGGTCTAAAAATGCGCTTCCCAAGCACAGCCTGAACTTTCATGGCAAGCATCGTATCAGGATCGAAGTTTTGGATGAGCTACCCTATGAATCTTTTGCGCAACTATCGGTGGAAAAAACCGCACGGAAAGTCAGAAAAATAATTACTCAGCATGTTTATGAGCACAGAGAAGCGCCTCTGTCCGCATAA